The following proteins are co-located in the Dietzia timorensis genome:
- the dapC gene encoding succinyldiaminopimelate transaminase, with protein sequence MSAATNNNGRTPVSSRLPVFPWDTLSDARSRASAHPGGLVDLTVGAPVDDVDEGIRRALGDGAAFPGYPTTHGTSALREAAAAAMQRRFGVPGIDPQSVLPVIGTKEVVAGLPSQLGLGAGSTVVIPEIAYPTYEVGALIAGAQVVRADSLTQLGPERPDLLFINSPSNPTGKVLGIDHLRKVVEWARSRGVIVAADECYLGLVWEGSAPSILDPEVCDGDFTGLLALHSLSKSSSLAGYRSGFIAGDPVLVDELLTLRKHAGYIMPMPVQAATTFALQDDAHVETQRERYRRRRAELLPAVEAAGLRVDDSEAGLYLWATRDEPCRNTVDWLAGKGILVAPGEFYGPRGATHVRIALTATDEAVTEAAKRLRS encoded by the coding sequence TTGTCGGCCGCGACGAACAATAACGGGCGTACGCCGGTCTCGAGCCGGCTCCCCGTATTCCCCTGGGACACACTGTCCGACGCGCGTTCGCGTGCGTCGGCTCACCCGGGCGGTCTGGTCGACCTCACCGTGGGTGCGCCGGTCGATGACGTCGACGAAGGCATCCGGCGGGCTTTGGGGGACGGCGCGGCGTTTCCCGGGTACCCCACAACTCATGGGACGTCCGCGCTCCGCGAGGCCGCTGCTGCCGCGATGCAGCGCCGTTTCGGCGTGCCGGGGATCGATCCGCAGTCGGTGCTCCCCGTCATCGGTACCAAGGAAGTCGTTGCGGGCCTGCCGTCGCAGCTTGGACTCGGCGCCGGGTCGACCGTCGTCATCCCGGAAATCGCTTACCCCACCTACGAGGTCGGCGCGCTTATCGCCGGCGCCCAGGTGGTGCGCGCGGACTCGCTGACGCAGCTCGGCCCGGAGCGGCCCGACCTGTTGTTCATCAACTCCCCGTCGAACCCGACGGGCAAGGTGCTCGGTATCGATCACCTACGCAAGGTCGTCGAATGGGCGCGTTCGCGCGGCGTAATCGTGGCGGCGGACGAGTGCTACCTGGGTCTCGTGTGGGAGGGCAGTGCGCCGTCTATCCTCGACCCGGAGGTGTGCGACGGAGATTTCACCGGGCTGCTCGCTCTGCATTCGCTGTCGAAGTCGTCCTCCCTGGCCGGCTATCGCTCGGGTTTCATCGCCGGCGACCCCGTGCTCGTCGACGAGCTTCTCACCCTGCGCAAGCACGCCGGCTACATCATGCCCATGCCCGTGCAGGCCGCCACCACTTTCGCGCTTCAAGACGACGCGCACGTCGAGACGCAGCGGGAACGCTACCGCCGGCGCCGCGCGGAGCTTCTTCCTGCTGTCGAGGCCGCGGGTCTGCGAGTAGACGACTCCGAGGCCGGTCTCTATCTCTGGGCCACCCGAGATGAACCGTGCCGGAACACCGTGGACTGGCTCGCGGGCAAGGGAATCCTCGTCGCTCCCGGTGAGTTCTACGGGCCGCGGGGCGCCACTCACGTGCGAATCGCCCTCACTGCGACGGACGAGGCCGTCACGGAAGCGGCGAAGCGACTTCGCAGCTGA
- the fdxA gene encoding ferredoxin, whose product MTYVIAEPCVDVLDKACVEECPVDCIYEGGRMLYIHPDECVDCGACEPVCPVEAIFYEDDVPDEWEEYTATNADFFEELGSPGGAAKTDPGEDTDFVKKLPPMGED is encoded by the coding sequence ATGACATACGTGATTGCGGAGCCTTGCGTCGACGTCTTGGACAAGGCGTGCGTCGAAGAATGCCCCGTGGACTGTATTTACGAGGGTGGACGCATGCTGTACATCCACCCCGACGAGTGTGTCGACTGTGGCGCCTGCGAACCCGTATGTCCCGTGGAAGCGATCTTCTACGAAGACGACGTTCCGGACGAGTGGGAGGAGTACACGGCTACCAACGCGGACTTCTTCGAAGAGCTCGGCTCCCCGGGTGGCGCTGCGAAGACCGATCCGGGTGAGGACACCGACTTCGTCAAGAAGCTCCCTCCCATGGGCGAGGACTAG
- a CDS encoding bifunctional FO biosynthesis protein CofGH, translated as MAHMNNGSHDARREPAASPASTAKVTEGVSDSAMRRCLKRAENGLALSTEEIAILLHASGNHLDRLTAAAARKRDAKLNDGASGSDDAAVLTYSRKVFIPLTHLCRDRCHYCTFVKSPGVLRREGTPLYMEPDEVVDLARRGAELGCKEALFTLGDRPEDRWPEAREWLDARGYDSTLDYVRAMAIRVLEETGLLPHLNPGVMSWAELSRLKPVAPSMGMMLETSSRRLFTEPGQAHYGSPDKDPEVRLRTLTDAGRLAIPFTTGILVGIGETLDERAESLADLARLSREFGHIQEVIVQNFRAKPKTAMAATPDADLDGYLAAVACARLVLDPRVTVQAPPNLVDDEEIALLVDAGIDDFGGISPLTADHVNPERPWPHLDDLSRICVELGFDLRERLTVHPRYIAAGAAWIDPRVSGHVAALADSRGLAARAEDGGSRSPAPLPWQEPDESFESFGRIDLGESIDTEGRRTETRSDIDQAFGNWDAIREAAARIGAAEAAGASAPGRADSEVLAALRAAESDPAGLSDAQYLALAGADGDGLAALAALADSIRADVVGDDVTYVVNRNINFSNICYTGCRFCAFAQRKGDADAFSLSPGEVADRAFEAHTTGATEVCMQGGIDPDLPVTGYADLVRAVKDRVPGMHVHAFSPMEISNGASRSGLSVREWLTGLKEAGLDSIPGTAAEILDDDVRWVLTKGKLPAAEWIDIIETAHSVGIRSSSTMMYGHVDAPSHWVAHLRTLRGIQERTGGFTEFVPLPFVHHSAPLYLAGAARPGPTRQENLVVHALARLMLHGEIDNVQTSWVKLGITGTQRMLQAGANDLGGTLMEETISRMAGAENGSEKTPDELREIGAGIDRPVVQRDTFYGRVRSVPRVSLMVE; from the coding sequence ATGGCGCATATGAATAACGGATCGCACGACGCACGACGCGAACCAGCCGCTTCGCCGGCGAGTACGGCGAAGGTCACAGAAGGGGTCAGCGATTCCGCGATGCGCCGCTGTCTCAAACGAGCCGAGAACGGGCTCGCGTTGTCGACCGAAGAAATCGCGATACTGCTGCACGCGAGCGGGAACCACCTGGACCGCCTCACCGCCGCGGCCGCGCGCAAGCGAGACGCGAAGTTGAACGATGGTGCGAGCGGTTCCGACGATGCCGCGGTGCTCACCTATTCCCGGAAAGTCTTCATTCCCCTCACGCACCTGTGCCGCGATAGGTGCCACTACTGCACCTTCGTCAAGAGCCCCGGGGTGCTGCGCCGAGAGGGGACGCCGCTGTACATGGAGCCCGACGAGGTTGTCGACCTCGCGCGACGGGGCGCGGAACTCGGGTGTAAGGAGGCGCTGTTCACACTCGGCGACCGCCCCGAGGACCGCTGGCCCGAGGCGCGCGAATGGCTCGATGCGCGTGGATACGATTCGACACTGGACTACGTGCGTGCGATGGCGATCCGCGTGCTCGAGGAGACGGGGCTGCTGCCGCACCTCAACCCTGGAGTGATGAGCTGGGCGGAGCTCTCGCGCCTCAAGCCCGTCGCGCCGTCGATGGGCATGATGCTCGAGACCTCCTCGCGCCGCCTGTTCACCGAACCAGGCCAGGCTCACTACGGTTCGCCGGACAAGGACCCCGAGGTACGCCTGCGCACGCTCACCGACGCGGGGCGTCTTGCGATCCCGTTCACGACCGGGATCCTCGTCGGGATCGGCGAGACGCTCGACGAGCGCGCCGAATCGCTGGCCGACCTCGCACGCCTGTCCCGCGAATTCGGACATATCCAAGAAGTCATCGTCCAAAACTTCCGCGCCAAGCCGAAGACCGCGATGGCCGCGACGCCCGACGCCGACCTCGACGGCTACCTCGCCGCAGTGGCCTGCGCACGCCTCGTACTCGACCCGCGGGTCACCGTGCAGGCACCGCCGAACCTCGTCGACGACGAGGAGATCGCCCTTCTCGTGGACGCCGGGATCGACGACTTCGGCGGCATCTCGCCTCTGACGGCGGACCACGTCAACCCCGAGCGTCCCTGGCCGCATCTCGACGACTTGTCCAGGATCTGCGTCGAACTCGGATTCGACCTGCGCGAGCGGCTCACCGTGCATCCTCGTTATATCGCCGCGGGGGCCGCGTGGATCGACCCGCGGGTGTCCGGACACGTCGCCGCGCTTGCCGATTCCCGCGGTCTCGCCGCGCGGGCGGAGGACGGCGGCTCGCGTTCGCCCGCGCCCCTGCCGTGGCAGGAGCCGGACGAGTCTTTCGAATCCTTCGGGCGCATCGATCTCGGTGAATCCATCGACACTGAGGGCCGCCGCACCGAGACGCGTTCCGACATCGACCAGGCATTCGGCAACTGGGACGCGATCAGGGAGGCCGCCGCTCGCATCGGCGCCGCGGAGGCCGCCGGGGCCTCGGCTCCCGGGCGCGCTGACTCGGAGGTGCTCGCCGCGCTGCGTGCTGCCGAGTCCGACCCCGCCGGGCTCAGCGACGCCCAATACCTCGCGCTCGCCGGTGCCGACGGCGACGGTCTCGCCGCGCTCGCGGCCTTGGCGGATTCGATCCGCGCGGACGTGGTCGGCGACGATGTCACCTACGTCGTCAACCGAAACATCAACTTCTCCAACATCTGCTACACCGGCTGCCGATTCTGCGCATTCGCCCAGCGCAAGGGGGATGCGGACGCGTTCTCGTTGTCGCCGGGGGAGGTCGCCGACCGCGCCTTCGAGGCCCACACGACGGGCGCGACCGAGGTGTGCATGCAGGGCGGTATCGACCCGGACCTGCCGGTCACCGGCTACGCGGATCTCGTTCGCGCGGTCAAGGACCGAGTCCCTGGGATGCACGTCCATGCGTTCAGCCCCATGGAGATCTCCAATGGCGCGTCCCGCTCCGGTCTGTCCGTGCGCGAATGGCTCACCGGTCTCAAGGAAGCCGGACTGGACTCGATCCCGGGCACCGCAGCCGAGATTTTGGATGACGACGTGCGCTGGGTACTCACCAAGGGGAAGCTTCCCGCCGCCGAGTGGATCGACATCATCGAGACCGCGCACTCTGTGGGAATTCGCTCGAGCTCCACGATGATGTACGGCCACGTCGATGCGCCGTCCCACTGGGTGGCACATCTGCGCACGCTGCGAGGGATCCAGGAACGCACCGGTGGGTTCACCGAATTCGTGCCCCTGCCGTTCGTTCACCACAGCGCCCCGCTGTATCTCGCCGGCGCCGCACGCCCGGGCCCCACGCGTCAGGAAAACCTCGTTGTGCACGCGCTGGCCCGGCTGATGCTGCATGGCGAGATCGATAACGTTCAGACCTCGTGGGTGAAGCTGGGGATCACCGGTACGCAGCGAATGTTGCAGGCAGGCGCGAATGACCTGGGCGGAACGCTGATGGAGGAGACGATCTCCCGGATGGCGGGCGCAGAGAACGGTTCGGAGAAGACGCCGGACGAGCTTCGCGAGATCGGCGCCGGCATCGACCGCCCAGTTGTCCAGCGGGACACCTTCTACGGGCGCGTCCGGTCAGTGCCGCGGGTCTCTCTCATGGTCGAGTAA
- a CDS encoding PH domain-containing protein produces the protein MPAHYRDSSTPEPPFGFAHASGDAPSRPRHAAPDPDDEFARPESQESPTYDGGVPTAPDVTHGEYPGPSEVPDGEVSPAAAPGFDLEDYLEHTEVSILEPRYRVSPKAPIAWTLESMWSIIILVALQVGWYFWGDNVMAFWNWVAAAATAWIGFFSLVVAPTWRYMVARWDFSETAVFAKSGWWTHQYRIAPLGRLQTVYTKRSMFERMLGLASVVASTASAHGSVEIKGLPLADAETLADHLLKIAELDEGDAT, from the coding sequence ATGCCTGCTCATTATCGGGATTCGTCCACCCCCGAGCCGCCGTTCGGCTTCGCACATGCCAGCGGCGACGCCCCGTCGCGCCCCCGGCACGCCGCCCCGGATCCGGACGACGAATTCGCCCGGCCCGAGTCGCAGGAATCACCCACTTATGACGGCGGAGTTCCCACTGCCCCGGACGTCACTCACGGCGAGTATCCGGGCCCCAGCGAGGTTCCCGACGGCGAGGTCTCCCCCGCCGCCGCTCCCGGATTCGATCTCGAGGACTACCTCGAACACACCGAGGTCTCGATCCTCGAACCGCGCTATCGGGTGAGCCCCAAGGCGCCCATCGCGTGGACGTTGGAATCGATGTGGTCGATCATCATCCTCGTCGCGCTGCAGGTCGGCTGGTATTTCTGGGGCGATAACGTGATGGCGTTCTGGAATTGGGTCGCCGCCGCGGCCACCGCATGGATAGGTTTCTTCTCTCTCGTCGTGGCGCCGACGTGGCGCTACATGGTTGCGCGTTGGGATTTCTCGGAGACGGCCGTATTCGCCAAGTCCGGATGGTGGACGCACCAGTACCGCATCGCCCCGCTCGGCCGTTTGCAGACGGTGTACACCAAGCGCTCGATGTTCGAGCGGATGCTCGGCCTGGCCTCCGTGGTCGCATCGACCGCGTCCGCGCACGGCTCGGTCGAGATCAAAGGCCTCCCGTTGGCCGATGCGGAGACCCTCGCGGATCACCTGCTCAAGATCGCCGAACTCGACGAGGGCGATGCGACGTGA
- a CDS encoding PH domain-containing protein, translated as MSAPQQSQQEPQARRNPAASTSARGTLDLSDATWHRLSWRMLLVDPLGMITRLSPIFVISLWLGTNRDNYWFEFGLLGLIMFIALTRWISTSYYIGDSHIVLRKGIFTRNQVTIARERIRSVDTESDLFHRLLRVSIVEVGTGQQDSSKDAAGRFRLDAIASSAVMPLREELLRHMRAAGIDPDHPDLQAGHAGEDIARWKLSWSRFAPFSPIGFGVLFSLWLITLQMGDMQQRLLELGPVVSLRAEFTELGQPRTLIAEALCLWLVAGLFGMVAYAIRYGKYALIDQGRVLYVQNGILRRKHIALDKQRLRGVEMRLPVFIRLIGGGRLEPIMTGTKRGGNASTLLPLAPRRDVRRVAEYVLDDEAPVRAPLRKHSAAAMRRRITRGLIPFWFLLGLAILFRLERGESVDKWIAWFIVPALVFFLLLSWDRIRNMGHNIVGGRLVTSSGSLQAKRSVLDADGIIGWQVSQNPLQRWAKVANVRAATPAGQGVYGIIDMQADEAWALAEAITPGITAEWGTIARYPRGGGAPIISAPATSPQPGA; from the coding sequence GTGAGCGCCCCACAGCAGTCGCAACAAGAACCGCAAGCGCGGCGGAACCCAGCGGCGTCTACTTCGGCCCGCGGCACGCTCGATCTCTCGGACGCCACGTGGCATCGCCTGTCCTGGCGCATGCTGCTCGTCGACCCTTTGGGCATGATCACCAGGCTTTCGCCGATTTTCGTGATCTCACTTTGGCTCGGAACCAATCGCGACAATTATTGGTTCGAGTTCGGACTGCTCGGACTCATCATGTTCATCGCCCTGACGCGATGGATTTCGACCTCGTACTACATCGGCGACTCGCACATCGTCTTGCGCAAGGGCATCTTCACCCGCAACCAGGTGACGATCGCACGGGAACGCATTCGTTCGGTCGACACCGAATCCGACCTGTTCCACCGGCTGTTGCGAGTCTCCATCGTCGAGGTCGGCACAGGGCAGCAGGACTCCTCCAAGGACGCCGCCGGCAGGTTCCGTCTCGACGCCATCGCCTCTTCCGCCGTCATGCCTTTGCGGGAGGAACTACTCAGGCACATGCGCGCCGCCGGGATAGACCCGGACCACCCGGATTTGCAGGCCGGACACGCCGGTGAGGATATCGCGCGCTGGAAGCTCAGCTGGTCGCGGTTCGCGCCGTTTTCGCCGATCGGATTCGGTGTCCTGTTCTCGTTGTGGCTGATCACGCTGCAGATGGGCGATATGCAGCAGCGGTTGCTCGAGCTGGGACCTGTGGTGTCGCTGCGCGCGGAATTCACCGAGCTCGGCCAGCCGCGCACGCTTATCGCCGAGGCGCTGTGCCTGTGGCTGGTGGCCGGGCTCTTCGGCATGGTCGCGTACGCGATTCGCTACGGCAAGTACGCGCTCATCGACCAGGGCCGGGTGCTCTATGTGCAGAACGGCATCCTGCGGCGGAAACACATCGCGCTCGACAAGCAGCGACTGCGCGGCGTCGAGATGCGCCTTCCTGTGTTCATCAGACTTATCGGTGGTGGGCGGCTCGAGCCGATCATGACCGGCACCAAGCGCGGCGGAAATGCCTCGACTTTGCTCCCGCTCGCTCCCCGCAGGGACGTGCGCCGCGTCGCCGAGTACGTGCTCGACGACGAGGCGCCAGTACGCGCCCCGCTTCGCAAACATTCGGCCGCTGCCATGCGCCGTCGCATCACCCGCGGGCTCATACCGTTCTGGTTCCTGCTCGGGCTGGCGATCCTGTTCCGCCTCGAACGTGGCGAGAGCGTCGACAAGTGGATCGCCTGGTTCATCGTGCCCGCGCTCGTATTTTTCCTGTTGCTGTCGTGGGATCGCATTCGCAATATGGGCCACAACATCGTCGGCGGGCGGCTCGTCACGTCCTCGGGTTCGCTGCAGGCGAAGCGCTCGGTGCTCGATGCGGACGGCATCATCGGCTGGCAGGTGTCCCAGAATCCGCTCCAGCGGTGGGCGAAGGTCGCGAACGTGCGGGCCGCCACTCCGGCCGGGCAGGGCGTGTACGGGATCATCGATATGCAGGCCGACGAGGCGTGGGCACTGGCGGAGGCGATCACGCCCGGCATCACCGCAGAGTGGGGCACGATCGCCCGTTATCCGCGCGGCGGCGGGGCGCCGATCATTTCGGCCCCGGCTACGTCGCCGCAGCCAGGCGCCTGA
- the mshB gene encoding N-acetyl-1-D-myo-inositol-2-amino-2-deoxy-alpha-D-glucopyranoside deacetylase: MTGEGDIPDLCGLRVMAVHAHPDDETILTGGTLALLAAAGANVINVTCTLGEEGEIIGDLWQGLAAAQADQLGGYRAAELSNALGALGVAAGPVFLGGVGAWRDSGMEGSESFSHPRAFSRPDPRNDEAKSEQLAALIDAHRPQLVITYDPVGWYGHPDHIRAHTLTYAAAERARWAVPRIAWIVVPLSVLEDDVRAWEDPAASGRLLPEPPLRPAALGDLPGWPDEEVTHVVELPAHIRARRDAALAAHATQLQLHPDPTGDAAPTHLALTNNICQQLPVREHYVSFDLAGATNTVHDVGGAGRTWRRDPLVLDPESTRPVRGACMSADGEGATPPVWDGLVEDLEGARGGQPHE; this comes from the coding sequence ATGACCGGCGAAGGCGACATCCCCGACCTATGCGGCCTGCGGGTCATGGCCGTTCACGCGCACCCAGATGACGAAACGATCCTCACCGGCGGCACCCTGGCGCTGCTAGCAGCCGCGGGAGCGAACGTCATCAACGTCACGTGCACGCTCGGCGAAGAGGGCGAGATCATCGGCGACCTGTGGCAGGGGCTCGCGGCTGCCCAGGCCGATCAGCTTGGCGGTTACCGAGCCGCAGAGCTGAGCAACGCGCTGGGCGCCCTTGGCGTGGCCGCGGGGCCTGTGTTCCTCGGCGGGGTCGGCGCGTGGCGCGATTCGGGGATGGAGGGCTCGGAGTCGTTCTCCCATCCCCGTGCCTTCTCTCGCCCAGATCCGCGCAACGACGAGGCCAAATCCGAGCAGCTCGCGGCGCTCATCGACGCCCACCGTCCGCAGCTCGTGATCACCTACGACCCGGTCGGCTGGTATGGCCACCCCGACCACATCAGGGCGCACACTCTGACCTACGCCGCCGCCGAACGCGCCCGGTGGGCGGTGCCGCGCATCGCGTGGATCGTCGTTCCGCTCAGCGTCCTCGAAGACGACGTGCGCGCATGGGAGGACCCCGCGGCTTCCGGCCGGCTACTTCCCGAGCCGCCGCTTCGTCCCGCCGCGCTGGGGGACCTTCCCGGCTGGCCCGACGAGGAAGTGACCCACGTGGTCGAACTGCCGGCCCACATTCGCGCTCGCCGCGACGCCGCGCTCGCCGCCCATGCCACGCAGCTGCAGCTTCACCCCGATCCCACCGGTGACGCTGCGCCGACCCACCTGGCGCTCACCAACAACATCTGCCAGCAGCTGCCGGTTCGCGAACACTACGTGTCCTTCGACCTGGCGGGTGCAACGAACACCGTCCATGACGTCGGAGGCGCCGGGCGCACCTGGCGCAGGGATCCGCTCGTCCTCGATCCGGAGTCGACCAGGCCGGTACGGGGAGCTTGCATGTCCGCAGACGGCGAGGGTGCGACGCCGCCGGTATGGGACGGACTTGTCGAGGATCTCGAAGGCGCGCGAGGAGGGCAACCACATGAGTGA
- a CDS encoding ABC transporter substrate-binding protein yields the protein MARNRSRWPLRVGAVAILPVLLAACVADPPPPRVVGAQGPASVPLSADALSVVVDSLDQGFNPHLRSDLGADTELLAALTLPSAYERTADGHMQRNSDLITAVTQVSEQPFTLRYDINTSAQWSDGVPIGVEDFRYMWRNVSTFPGTVGVTGYRHITNITAGAGGKSIDVTFDGEYPQWRELFANLLPAHLMGDDAQSFANVLAQGAPASGGPFTVESADMGIGQMVLARNDRYWAEAPEAEQIVIRLARDQGTLGQAARANSAKLVSVTDSETNRLVLDTVGGFETARALGGDQLTLSWNTSAEGLEDARLRSALSNMVDAAAVGQIVSGTADTKVADFPLSGDVRAPQAPEIAEAETQLEELGYARRGGTWQKDGRPLDVTLGVVAGDEATLVAASTVVDSFRAEGVDARVWELSDENLYSGALPYGLVSGVVTWSPVTGNPLTAADGRYRCVPETAERTPSQAREEIEDLVNGDDDENASPQLAPATVTELQPPSDSASEEVGEASTTPADPEAAAEAKEEDEAKAEGSDEPVISVPLPTAQSGEPVLRSARSSNLSGICDDRIDSALDTAQRGAKASGLGALGAADTAPRPNGMPVAANYPEEVGELVTQASIEVPLFLGERLIGTSPTFDGFAFPGGETSTHPLGRELYSTADSWRTR from the coding sequence GTGGCGAGGAATCGGTCGAGATGGCCGCTGCGCGTGGGCGCAGTGGCCATCCTCCCGGTCCTGCTGGCCGCCTGCGTCGCGGATCCTCCGCCCCCGCGAGTCGTCGGAGCCCAGGGGCCGGCGAGCGTACCACTGTCTGCGGATGCGCTCTCGGTTGTCGTCGATAGCCTCGACCAGGGATTCAATCCTCACTTGCGCTCCGACCTCGGCGCCGACACCGAGCTCCTCGCGGCACTGACTCTTCCCAGCGCCTACGAACGCACCGCCGACGGCCACATGCAGCGCAACAGTGACCTAATCACAGCCGTCACCCAGGTCTCGGAGCAGCCGTTCACGCTTAGGTACGACATCAACACCTCCGCGCAGTGGTCCGATGGCGTCCCCATCGGTGTCGAGGACTTCCGCTATATGTGGCGGAACGTGTCGACCTTCCCGGGCACGGTCGGGGTCACCGGGTATAGGCACATCACCAACATCACCGCCGGGGCCGGCGGGAAAAGCATCGACGTCACCTTCGACGGCGAATACCCGCAGTGGCGCGAGCTCTTCGCGAACCTGCTTCCCGCTCACCTCATGGGCGACGACGCCCAGTCCTTCGCGAACGTACTCGCACAGGGCGCGCCCGCGAGCGGGGGACCTTTCACCGTCGAGAGCGCGGACATGGGAATCGGGCAGATGGTGCTCGCACGCAATGACCGTTATTGGGCCGAGGCCCCGGAGGCGGAGCAAATCGTCATCCGGCTCGCTCGCGATCAGGGAACCCTCGGGCAGGCGGCTCGGGCGAACTCGGCGAAGCTCGTTTCGGTCACCGATTCCGAGACCAACAGACTCGTACTCGACACCGTCGGTGGATTCGAGACTGCGCGGGCGCTCGGCGGCGATCAGCTCACGCTGTCCTGGAACACCAGCGCCGAAGGGCTCGAGGACGCGCGCCTGCGCTCCGCGCTTTCGAATATGGTCGATGCCGCCGCCGTCGGTCAGATCGTCAGCGGCACCGCAGACACCAAAGTCGCCGATTTTCCCTTATCCGGGGACGTCCGCGCCCCACAGGCTCCGGAGATCGCGGAGGCCGAGACCCAGCTCGAGGAGCTGGGATACGCCCGGCGCGGTGGTACATGGCAGAAAGATGGTCGCCCGCTCGACGTCACTCTGGGAGTTGTGGCGGGTGACGAGGCGACGCTCGTTGCCGCCTCGACCGTCGTGGACAGCTTCCGCGCAGAGGGAGTCGATGCGAGGGTGTGGGAGCTCTCCGACGAGAACCTGTACTCCGGGGCACTACCGTACGGACTGGTCAGTGGGGTTGTGACGTGGTCCCCGGTGACCGGGAATCCGCTTACCGCCGCCGACGGGCGATACCGCTGCGTCCCGGAAACCGCCGAACGCACGCCTTCGCAGGCACGCGAGGAGATCGAAGATCTCGTCAACGGCGACGACGACGAAAACGCCTCACCTCAACTCGCCCCCGCGACGGTGACGGAGTTGCAGCCGCCGAGCGATAGCGCCTCCGAGGAGGTCGGCGAGGCGAGTACCACTCCGGCCGATCCCGAGGCCGCGGCGGAAGCGAAGGAAGAGGACGAGGCGAAGGCCGAAGGCAGCGACGAACCGGTGATCTCCGTACCGCTGCCGACCGCGCAGTCGGGTGAGCCCGTGCTCCGTTCGGCTCGGTCCTCGAACCTCTCCGGAATTTGCGACGACAGGATCGATTCCGCGCTCGATACCGCGCAGCGCGGCGCCAAAGCCAGCGGGCTCGGGGCGCTCGGAGCCGCCGATACCGCGCCGCGCCCGAACGGTATGCCCGTCGCGGCGAACTACCCGGAGGAAGTAGGCGAGCTCGTCACGCAGGCGTCGATCGAGGTTCCGCTGTTCCTCGGAGAGCGGCTCATCGGCACCTCGCCGACTTTTGACGGATTCGCGTTTCCCGGCGGCGAAACCTCCACCCACCCACTCGGGCGCGAGCTGTATTCCACCGCAGATTCCTGGAGGACGAGATGA